ACCCATCATGTAGTAGACGACATCACGGCATCCTTCCTTGAAAACTATAGTTCATTGGTTATCGATTCCGGAAAGGATGTACGGCTTTTCCAACTCATTAATATGCGCCCGTTGACGGTGGCAAACGATGCCAATCTTATCTATGCCAGCTACAGTTATTACACCAGCGATGATGTAACACCGGTTCCGCCGGTCACCGTATTGCGCAACGCGTCGATGTGGCGGCAGGATTATGTGTATTGGTCGTCGCCGGTCAAAGAACAAAACCTGAAGGCATTTTCACCCAATACGCTCGATAACCGCTTCTATGTGCTGGACGAGCCGACGAATGCGTTTAAGGCGGTGTTCACGGCATCGGGATTGAACCAGCCGACGGCTACTTACGACTTCGTTCCGGGTAAGGGTTATATGGTGCGGGCGCCGAATGATTTTGCGAACCCGGGCACGCTGCCGCAGGCGCCGGTTTTCAATGGCATATTCTCGGGGCCTCCGAACTATGGTACCCTGAACGTGCCGGTGACGCAATCGGGTCCGACGAAAGGCTACAATTTAATCGGTAACCCGTATTCGTCTACCATTGATGCCGATGCTACGGATGGTTTCCTTTCGGTCAATCCTGGTACGCTCTACTTTTGGGGGCACTACAGCCAGGCACCTGGCGCCAGCAACTACGCGATGTATAACGCGCTGGGCGGTACGGCGGCCTATCCCGGAGGGCCCGTTCCGAATGGTACGATACAAACCGGACAGGGCTTCCTGTTCCATAACACCTCAGGCCTGACTCAGGTGCAGTTTACCTATGCGATGCAGACGGGCAATAACGACGGGCAGTTTTTCCGCAGTTTCGAAGGCGATCGCAGCCGCTTTTGGCTGAACCTTTCGATGGGTGATACGCCGGCTAACCAGATTATGGTGGGTTATGTGCCAGAGGGTACGATGGGTGAGGATCCTTCGTTAGATGGGCCATTATCAGTTACCGGCCATGCCATTGGCACGTTGATTGGCACGGAACGTTATGGCATCCAGGCGCGTCCGGCGTTTGATGTGACGGATGTGGTTCCGATGAGTCTTCATGCGGAAGCCGCTGGTACGTTTCGGATATCATTGGATCATGTTGACGGTCTTTTCGAAGAGGACCAGGCTATTTTCCTGAAGGACAACCTTACGGGTGTGGTAACGAATCTCAAGGAAGCCTCGTATAGTTTTGCCACGGAAGCAGGCGACTTCAATGATCGTCTGCAACTACAATATGTGAATACGACCTTATCGACACCTGATTTCACCGCGAACACGGTCTACATCTACAAGAACGAAGACAAGATATTGACTGTTAATGTGGGACTAGCGGAGATAGGGAGTATAAAAGTCTTCGACATCCGTGGACGTCTGGTCTACACCAAAGACGCTATCCACTCGTACGTAGCACAACTCGACGACCTGAAGGCAGCGCAACAGGTAGTGTTGGTGCAGATTACCTCGACCGATGGGGAGGTAGTGACGAAGAAGGTGGTGTATTAGAAGTGGTTGGTGG
This genomic interval from Flavobacterium sp. HJ-32-4 contains the following:
- a CDS encoding T9SS sorting signal type C domain-containing protein; the protein is MVSLRFRGLLLFLWLLASFSSFGQTYSTGVGSWTNVWAASSGAFTITDGIGLFSSGGITNGELRGRFIHTAGDLGPGTNTTLNPGQKLVITIAGATTGSRSGIVTDGIIGVSFRTTNNLFDGGSTLDQRYANNAVTRIEFRGGDNNARYNTANGFIYGNMPNFTTFKSGVTYELEVISDKEFNLVIGGTRNNIEPMANGGGAIRQIQLRNSGANMDGRFTGLSVANIPINVTANASETYTVTGVISNNGAIANTLQKNGVGTVILTGANTFTGLTTVNSGTLQLNRTGGGTLPSTADVTMTAGTLRISSNQTLNNVTIGSFGSLVVDAGVTLTVNGTLSFEEGFGTITVDGAIAYGASGSLRYANGCIVGEEWPTTNPPLNVSVDLTGFVTVTTPRTLRGDLTSAGFLVLEAPVTRQTVGGTLSVPGFLSVGPGADIPDSFTTYEFSTSEIALNGSQPIKTWGGSAYYILRLNGGTHHVVDDITASFLENYSSLVIDSGKDVRLFQLINMRPLTVANDANLIYASYSYYTSDDVTPVPPVTVLRNASMWRQDYVYWSSPVKEQNLKAFSPNTLDNRFYVLDEPTNAFKAVFTASGLNQPTATYDFVPGKGYMVRAPNDFANPGTLPQAPVFNGIFSGPPNYGTLNVPVTQSGPTKGYNLIGNPYSSTIDADATDGFLSVNPGTLYFWGHYSQAPGASNYAMYNALGGTAAYPGGPVPNGTIQTGQGFLFHNTSGLTQVQFTYAMQTGNNDGQFFRSFEGDRSRFWLNLSMGDTPANQIMVGYVPEGTMGEDPSLDGPLSVTGHAIGTLIGTERYGIQARPAFDVTDVVPMSLHAEAAGTFRISLDHVDGLFEEDQAIFLKDNLTGVVTNLKEASYSFATEAGDFNDRLQLQYVNTTLSTPDFTANTVYIYKNEDKILTVNVGLAEIGSIKVFDIRGRLVYTKDAIHSYVAQLDDLKAAQQVVLVQITSTDGEVVTKKVVY